The genome window attaatcagccaacctcacaaaccccaatattttaaatattatctgcactgctgcaatattgcacatacggTCCAcggtttacatttatttatcacccAAAACTACACAAATATTTTGCTATATTTAGCTATTTTTTGGCTTGTAAATACTgtctatatatttagttattgtattttttattatattattatataatatgtgttatatattataacacatattatataatgatagatttagttttacttagttatatttttatttttattccttcttacattttttgtctcttgttactttttatatatatgtatgtatatatatgtaaagAATCAAATCCAATACAAAAGAACATTTGACAAGAGGCATCACATatacgcatgcacacactgtacaccaGACTTTAGTCATACTACTGTTCTgtgaattgaaatgaaatttttAAATATGTCCATTTCAATCTACCTAGAGCCAATTGTCGAAGTCGGTGTGAGTCCTTCCCTCAAAATTTCTTGATAGTTACTGCAGGATGTCTGTTCAGAGCTCTGTTTGTCAGCGCTGTACTCTCTCAGTACCCAGTATTTACACAAATATTTAGAGTATAATTTACTTTCTCTACAATTCTAAATTTTTAGTGCCCTTTTTCCCTTTATCTGGTTCTTCCACTATCCCTACACTTAGGCACTAGCAGGAACCTGTAAGTATTTTATCTGTGCTGGTTCCTTTGTCGAAATTACATTATAATTTGCAGGACTCTGCACAGATAATTGCAGTCTGTAATTTAAATAGTTTCCGCCAGTTTGAAGTgttgttttgcatattttgaaCCTGTTTCTGTGGTGACTGGCTTTCCCATATTTTCCTGATTTTAGCTGGCACGAACGCATGTAATGAATGCAGTGTGAAGATGGCGTATATCTCAATGCCAACATGGCCTGACTCTTATGAGAAGGAACGCCCTTCTTGATAAAGCCCAAATGTTTTAGATTGGTCCTTAACTGTCCTTGTCTGTCTTCTGCCACACAGctttttcctgtctgacaggctTGGCACCAGCGCTGGAGACTCATTTGCACAATGTCACATGTTGATACTTGAGCAGACCTCTTATTCAGCCTTTCCAGAAATCTTTCCAAAGAGAGGATAAAGTCAACtcaaacaaactcaaacaaTGAAAGGTGAGCCAACATGAAATCTTGTCATTTCACTTTCTGAATGTTGTTGCGAGTCCGCTAAATCTGCGTCCTTCAAAGACACACAAGGAGCAACTCCAAATGACTCTAGAAGTATGACTGAATGATCTTTCAGGTGGACCGCGAAAAAGGAAACTCAAAAAGACGCAGGCAGAGAAAGTCTCCATTTCAACTCAAGCCACAGAGGAATCAAATGCTGTGCCGTGCAGTGATTTTGCCATCGTCAGCCAGCCTGCTGCGAGTTTGTTACCGAGGACTCTAAGAAGAGGGAGGGGACAAACACAACAGGCACAGGACGCCTACCTGACCTCCACACCAGTCcacagctcctcctctgacatCCTGTCCAACATTTCAAAGTCCCCTCCTCGAGCAAAACAAGTGAAGCTCGAATACACTGAACTCTTCACTCAGTTGAAGGTGTTTGATTCTATTTTTACTTATTTCCAGCATTGTGAGCCCACAGATTCTCCAGCCTGcacagttcatttcagtgatgTTCTTTAACTCCTTTCATATCTGTTCCATCGTAGACGTCAGAGATAGATTCACCACGCTCCACATCAAGATCTCAGAGCAGACGTGGGAGGGGTCATGCTTTGCAACCAAGACAAGTTAGAAGAAGGGCGgcaaaggagaaaacagagaccTGCAGTAAAACCAGAGCCGCATCAGCCAAGTGCCGGCGTGGCAGGACGCAGAAGACGGAGACAGAGGATACCACTACTCAGCCAGTAAAACGCTCCAGACCAAGACTTGAACTGGAGAAGCTTGATGCAGCAGAGCAAGGTAGAGTCTGTCTCACGCAGAGACAATGTGTCTTTTATGAGGTCGTCGACCTCCTGAATACATTGTGTACAACCACAATTTTTGTAGAATCCATCTTAAATCTGTTGTGCTCTGTGTGGATTTATATTGGTCAGATACCGCTGATCTGTTCTAATACTGTGTTATTTCTTCCCACAAAAAGAAGAGTCTTTGCTGTCCTCAGATCTGTCAATAGAGCTGAGTTGCCACGAGGAGCAgcgtctgtctttgtccttccaggaggatgaggaaagcgatgatgaggaggaagagctaCCGAGTTTCTTGATGCAGGTGGACAAAAGTGAGAGAGCTTGTAATGACTGAGTGCAAGCTGTGTTCAAGCTGTAGAACGCACACTGTTTGCTTTAAGTggattgtttttgtctttcagagCCGCTGTCGATTACAGAGGGGATGTTTGTGTGGTGCAAATTTAGAAATTATCCTTTGTGGCCTGCATTGGTGAGTGCAAAAGCCTCTGTGAATCACTGATTCCTCATAAGTCCACGTTTTTATAAAAGTGTTTAGATGGAACAACACACAATTTATTAAGATTTTtgcctcacatttgagaagcttgaaCTTTTTGTTCAATCAATGACTTCAACACATATTATAAAACGTTTCCATCGTACAACTTGTGTAGTTGATTCATCTTTTCAGCACTAAGATACACGATGCTAACCATAGCTATGCAGGAAAAAGAGGTAGATGACATTCACGGGGGAGTTTAAATGAAAGACCACTATGAGCCTGAAGTATGAGTATAAAGCAATATTAAAAACTCTGGAAGTGTTAATGGTTTAAAGTGTTTAAAATCCAtattttttcactctgcaggtAAAAAGCGTGAACCGTAAGCAGAAAAAAGCCAGCATCATTTTCATTGATGACTCAACGATTCACAAAAATAAAGGGTAGGAGATAAAAAGATTTTGTCTCTCGCTGCTTTGTTGGTGAATGCCTCTGCGCTGTTAAAGTGTATAGGACTGAGGTTGTGAGGGTCCCTTGTCCACGGAGTGTCTGGAGATCACATCTCTTAACGCCTGGCTGCTGCAGATCACCAGCACCGGTGTCtcaaaatgagtgaaaatgaatgaaagacatGCATCCTGTGCAACTAGATGTAGCAGTAAAAGCTCTGTATAGCCTGATGTGTGAACTTCTGGCATGCACAAATCACCAGGAGTATATTTTTCAGTTGTCTGTTTGTGCTCTCAAAGGTTTACTGTGGCTCTGAAAACCCTGAAGCCTTTTGAGTGCGAGGAAGCTAATGAGCTGGTGGTAAGACGTGCTCATAAATTATACACCCAGTTTTCTGAAAACGTGTTTTCCTGGCAACAGTGGCTGACAATCTGTGTTTCTGATATTTGTCATTAGTGTAAAGCCAAAGAAGAGTATGATGCTGCAATTGAGTGGTCCTTGGAGCTCATAACAGACTACAGAATACGGATTGGTGAGAATCGTCTCTTTGATGGTGATGCAGACAGAGACGCATAAAGAATACTGATATTTACATGCATTATACATAAACAGCATTACTCTGATACCACTGGTTTATTAGCAGTATTAATCATGCTCTGTCTTTGTAGCTTGTGGCTCATTTTCTGGCTCCTTCATCGAGTACTTTGCTCATGACATGAGTAAGTTTTGTTGTGTATCATTCAGTATCACGGCACTGCAGAAtatgaggctgctgcagctctgcttggCTCTGAAAATGCTCTTCACTCTCTTCATATACTCCAGGCTATCCAGTGAGGAGGAAGTACCCACAGGCAGCCTCAGAGAGACTAACCATTGCCAGCGATACCATGGTGGAGGCGCTGTGTGACGATCATAAGGAGGACAGCGTCGgtgaacagcaggaggaggtcaGCAAGAGTTTAAAGAGGCTGCTGCCGGACCGGAGTCATGCCGCCCACAACCGTGCCAATGAGAAGCTCGTACATTTCATCGTAAAGCAGCGCATGGTGGAAGAACACCTACTGGTATGGTTAATGAATATAGTCATACATGGACACGCTTCAAACACACGTCTTATACTCAGATATTCACAATTCCTGACTATCACACAGGCTTAGGCCTAGATTAGTTCTTTAGAACCTTAAAGAAGAAGTTACTATTTTTGACCCCAGATCAACTCCAAACATTGACTGCGTATTGCTGTTAGAAACTGAGTACAGTTAGCTGACGATAAGCCTGATCAGCCACCATCAgtgaatacaaacacacattattagacTGTCAAATAACTAACTGCACTCAATGAATATCAGACAACCTGATCATACATTCGCAGTtactttgtgtctctgtggtggtGACAAAACGTTAAAAAATATGAGCAGAAGCTCCATGTGCTCTTAAACTGAACTATTAAAGGTTCACGCTTGTTCCAGCAGACCTCTGCCAGACCAGCATAACATGAGTTAAAGGTTAACTTTAAGCCGGCCTTGTTTTATGTGgaaagacagcagcacagtgaagcaGACTGAACATGCCTGTGGTTTGGGAGTTTCAGGCTGTATGTTGGGTGGGTGGTCATGTCAGAGGCTTTGGAGCAGACCTGGGGTCCACAGGAGTGACGTTTTCTCATTAATATTCAGATATCATTTTGATAGACATTGTGTGTAGCGTTAAAACAGAGCATGCAGGATGAGTGCCGTCCTTGTGTGAGTAACCCCCCCCCTTCCGTTATCACTCCCCTTATAGGCTGTGATCAGTGGGCAGCAGCAGTCCAAGTGGCTTCGCTCCTTTCTGAGGGCCAATCGGAGACGGGTGGTGAACATATACCTGGAGGATGACCAGCAGTTGGACCAGGTCTACTTGTACCTGAAT of Chaetodon auriga isolate fChaAug3 chromosome 1, fChaAug3.hap1, whole genome shotgun sequence contains these proteins:
- the LOC143315729 gene encoding PWWP domain-containing DNA repair factor 3B, coding for MKGGPRKRKLKKTQAEKVSISTQATEESNAVPCSDFAIVSQPAASLLPRTLRRGRGQTQQAQDAYLTSTPVHSSSSDILSNISKSPPRAKQVKLEYTELFTQLKTSEIDSPRSTSRSQSRRGRGHALQPRQVRRRAAKEKTETCSKTRAASAKCRRGRTQKTETEDTTTQPVKRSRPRLELEKLDAAEQEESLLSSDLSIELSCHEEQRLSLSFQEDEESDDEEEELPSFLMQVDKKPLSITEGMFVWCKFRNYPLWPALVKSVNRKQKKASIIFIDDSTIHKNKGFTVALKTLKPFECEEANELVCKAKEEYDAAIEWSLELITDYRIRIACGSFSGSFIEYFAHDMSYPVRRKYPQAASERLTIASDTMVEALCDDHKEDSVGEQQEEVSKSLKRLLPDRSHAAHNRANEKLVHFIVKQRMVEEHLLAVISGQQQSKWLRSFLRANRRRVVNIYLEDDQQLDQVYLYLNDLYTTAVATASCLTEVLIRDRVPFVLDVLLPEAIIYAIAGVDNVSVEKAEKKYLNGRCISNRERQAFDLMLEQQMRNK